The following proteins are co-located in the Clavibacter capsici genome:
- a CDS encoding catalase: MTDVSSQGPADGDDREVLTNRQGHPVHDNQNSRTVGDRGPATLENYQFLEKISHFDRERIPERVVHARGAVAFGYFEATGTWGDEPVSRYTRAKLFQEAGRRTDVAIRFSTVIGGRDSSEAVRDPRGFAVKFYTEDGNWDLVGNDLGVFFVRDAIKFPDVIHAFKPDPVTFRQDPGRIFDFISQTPESMHLIVNLFSPRGIPADYRHMQGFGVNTYKWVDAEGGTKLVKYHWIPKVGVSSMTAADAAVVQGGDLGHASKDLYDAIERGDLPEWELRVQLMDDHDHPELDFDPLDDTKLWPENDFPPKTVGRMVLDRNVTNHFAENEQLSFGTGVLVDGLDFSDDKMLVGRTFSYSDAQRYRVGPNYLQLPVNAPQHAKVATNQRDGQMTFHQDHGGQNPHVNYEPSLDGGLREGQYATVDEQGPEITGRLTRKRIARTDDYTQAGQRYLLMEQWERDDLVANLVELIGQASRGVQERMVWHLYLVEDELGQRVGGGLGIALDEVKDLPPLQSQTLSEDELARLANLGHNGPRDVTGLVLTHCVPDARRNLVDAA, translated from the coding sequence ATGACCGACGTCTCCTCCCAGGGCCCCGCCGACGGCGACGACCGCGAGGTCCTCACCAACCGCCAGGGCCACCCCGTCCACGACAACCAGAACTCCCGCACCGTGGGCGACCGCGGCCCCGCGACGCTCGAGAACTACCAGTTCCTCGAGAAGATCAGCCACTTCGACCGCGAGCGGATCCCGGAGCGCGTCGTGCACGCGCGCGGCGCCGTCGCGTTCGGCTACTTCGAGGCCACCGGCACGTGGGGCGACGAGCCCGTCTCCCGGTACACGCGCGCGAAGCTCTTCCAGGAGGCCGGCAGGCGCACCGACGTCGCGATCCGCTTCTCCACCGTGATCGGCGGCCGCGACTCCTCCGAGGCCGTCCGCGACCCGCGCGGCTTCGCCGTGAAGTTCTACACGGAGGACGGCAACTGGGACCTCGTCGGCAACGACCTCGGCGTCTTCTTCGTCCGCGACGCGATCAAGTTCCCCGACGTGATCCACGCGTTCAAGCCCGACCCCGTGACGTTCCGCCAGGACCCGGGCCGCATCTTCGACTTCATCTCGCAGACGCCCGAGTCGATGCACCTGATCGTCAACCTGTTCAGCCCGCGCGGCATCCCGGCGGACTACCGCCACATGCAGGGCTTCGGCGTGAACACCTACAAGTGGGTGGACGCCGAGGGCGGCACGAAGCTCGTGAAGTACCACTGGATCCCGAAGGTCGGCGTGAGCAGCATGACGGCGGCCGACGCGGCCGTGGTGCAGGGCGGCGACCTCGGCCACGCCTCCAAGGACCTCTACGACGCCATCGAGCGCGGCGACCTCCCCGAGTGGGAGCTGCGCGTGCAGCTGATGGACGACCACGACCACCCGGAGCTCGACTTCGACCCGCTCGACGACACGAAGCTCTGGCCCGAGAACGACTTCCCGCCGAAGACGGTCGGGAGGATGGTGCTCGACCGGAACGTGACCAACCACTTCGCCGAGAACGAGCAGCTCTCCTTCGGCACCGGCGTGCTCGTGGACGGCCTCGACTTCTCCGACGACAAGATGCTCGTCGGCCGCACGTTCTCCTACTCGGACGCGCAGCGCTACCGCGTGGGCCCGAACTACCTCCAGCTGCCGGTGAACGCGCCGCAGCACGCGAAGGTGGCGACGAACCAGCGCGACGGGCAGATGACGTTCCACCAGGATCACGGGGGTCAGAACCCTCACGTGAACTACGAGCCCTCCCTCGACGGCGGGCTGCGCGAGGGCCAGTACGCGACGGTGGACGAGCAGGGTCCGGAGATCACCGGTCGCCTCACGCGGAAGCGGATCGCCCGCACCGACGACTACACGCAGGCCGGCCAGCGGTACCTGCTCATGGAGCAGTGGGAGCGCGACGACCTCGTCGCCAACCTCGTGGAGCTCATCGGGCAGGCCTCGCGCGGCGTGCAGGAGCGCATGGTCTGGCACCTCTACCTGGTGGAGGACGAGCTCGGGCAGCGCGTGGGCGGCGGCCTCGGGATCGCGCTCGACGAGGTGAAGGACCTGCCGCCGCTGCAGTCGCAGACGCTCTCCGAGGACGAGCTGGCACGCCTGGCGAACCTCGGGCACAACGGGCCGCGCGACGTCACGGGCTTGGTGCTGACGCACTGCGTGCCGGACGCGCGGCGGAACCTGGTCGACGCGGCCTAG
- a CDS encoding sigma-70 family RNA polymerase sigma factor, whose product MTHDRFVRAAAATEDPTGEAERRRLHDQIVLDHLELADQLARQHSGRAHDWSDLRQVGYLGLVKAARRYDPGFGAPFVSFAIPTISGEIKRHLRDNGWVIRPPRQVQELRHALLAVVPALTQRLGRTPTDAELAAHTGHTRDEVAEALAAHTSLRPASLDFTVHEEEGTSLAETLGDDDPGYARAERTVLLDAARGILSDRDRRILHLRFVDECSQSEIAAELGVTQMQVSRLLARILGALRAELTRGEPEALPEAAPLAAVSPIRARVADRRSA is encoded by the coding sequence GTGACCCACGACCGGTTCGTGCGCGCGGCCGCCGCGACCGAGGATCCGACGGGCGAGGCCGAGCGCCGCCGCCTGCACGACCAGATCGTGCTCGACCACCTCGAGCTCGCCGACCAGCTCGCGCGCCAGCACTCCGGCCGCGCCCACGACTGGAGCGACCTGCGCCAGGTCGGCTACCTCGGCCTGGTCAAGGCCGCGCGCCGCTACGACCCGGGCTTCGGCGCGCCCTTCGTGTCGTTCGCGATCCCCACCATCTCCGGCGAGATCAAGCGCCACCTGCGCGACAACGGCTGGGTGATCCGCCCGCCGCGGCAGGTGCAGGAGCTGCGGCACGCGCTGCTGGCCGTCGTGCCCGCGCTCACGCAGCGGCTCGGCCGCACGCCCACCGACGCCGAGCTCGCGGCCCACACCGGGCACACGCGCGACGAGGTGGCCGAGGCGCTCGCCGCGCACACCAGCCTCCGGCCCGCCTCGCTCGACTTCACGGTGCACGAGGAGGAGGGGACCTCGCTCGCCGAGACCCTCGGCGACGACGACCCCGGCTACGCGCGCGCCGAGCGCACCGTGCTGCTGGACGCGGCCCGCGGGATCCTCAGCGACCGCGACCGGCGCATCCTCCACCTGCGCTTCGTCGACGAGTGCAGCCAGAGCGAGATCGCGGCCGAGCTCGGCGTGACGCAGATGCAGGTGTCGCGGCTGCTCGCGCGGATCCTCGGGGCGTTGCGCGCAGAGCTCACGCGCGGCGAGCCCGAGGCGCTGCCGGAGGCCGCGCCGCTCGCCGCGGTGTCGCCGATCCGCGCGCGCGTGGCGGACCGGCGCTCGGCCTGA
- a CDS encoding PspC domain-containing protein: protein MATLMRPRRGKIIAGVCAALADRFGISRFLVRLLFVISIVLPGPQVLLYLILWIVFPKQR, encoded by the coding sequence ATGGCCACCCTCATGCGTCCCCGTCGCGGGAAGATCATCGCCGGCGTCTGCGCCGCCCTCGCCGACCGCTTCGGCATCAGCCGCTTCCTCGTCCGCCTGCTCTTCGTGATCTCGATCGTGCTGCCGGGCCCGCAGGTGCTGCTGTACCTGATCCTCTGGATCGTCTTCCCCAAGCAGCGCTGA
- a CDS encoding ANTAR domain-containing protein — translation MEQRRSALPARVVAAFHSAPSRSAGVDLLLAALLDATSATGAAVVLPRGAGVAVAGETGPALAELLRSPAPAVGSGLLVVGMGDDPAARPDAAGAVALHRGSAALGEGDLAVAEEVAVHARVALAAWDSADDLARGLASRSVIGQAQGILMERFSLDADRAFQVLRRHSQDGNVKLVEVARRVIETGALPTS, via the coding sequence ATGGAGCAGCGCCGGTCCGCCCTGCCCGCCCGCGTCGTCGCCGCGTTCCACTCCGCCCCGAGCCGGTCCGCCGGGGTCGACCTCCTGCTCGCCGCGCTCCTCGACGCGACGTCCGCGACGGGGGCCGCCGTCGTCCTGCCGCGTGGGGCCGGCGTCGCGGTGGCGGGGGAGACCGGGCCCGCGCTCGCCGAGCTGCTGCGGTCGCCCGCGCCGGCCGTCGGATCCGGCCTCCTGGTCGTGGGCATGGGCGACGACCCGGCCGCGCGCCCGGACGCCGCCGGCGCCGTCGCGCTGCACCGCGGATCCGCCGCCCTCGGCGAGGGCGACCTGGCCGTCGCCGAGGAGGTCGCCGTGCACGCGCGCGTCGCGCTCGCCGCGTGGGACTCCGCCGACGACCTGGCCCGCGGCCTCGCGTCGCGCTCCGTCATCGGGCAGGCGCAGGGGATCCTCATGGAGCGCTTCTCCCTCGACGCCGACCGCGCGTTCCAGGTGCTCCGCCGCCACTCGCAGGACGGCAACGTGAAGCTCGTCGAGGTCGCGCGCCGCGTCATCGAGACGGGCGCGCTGCCCACGTCCTAG
- a CDS encoding acid phosphatase: MPEAARPPAPDERHHHHPHPVPASRARTATLLSTTAILGLLITGTGVTAATAADAPTATGTATAPAVAPFDQATLDAPYPSNSTYDFVPMLDSFTALKANRPDILKLNDKKTVRINQAATKAQSARAIIDQYADMSITMSDGLGRNLGAIYRTAREAGQLPKTDALLAKNGGLVGKYSSTNPVKTHFANPRPYVAFPLKLKYRDKPGGNAWAGQDGSYPSGHTSQAFWQGTALATMLPELAPQILARASDAGNNRIIMGAHYPLDVMAGRMMGQKIVERRWSDPEFRTLFEQASTELRTVLEAKCGAALAVCIAKDKPYLTTKQALKVYEQRMSYDFPRVGDTGQPITVPTGAESLLITSHPDLTPEQRRQVLALTAIDSGEPLDAGTQGSWQRIDLPAAMAAKVVVTADGTVSLVKHGKR; the protein is encoded by the coding sequence GTGCCGGAGGCCGCACGGCCGCCCGCTCCCGACGAGAGGCACCATCATCATCCCCACCCCGTCCCGGCGTCCCGCGCCCGCACCGCGACGCTGCTGTCGACCACCGCGATCCTCGGCCTCCTGATCACCGGCACCGGCGTCACCGCCGCGACCGCCGCGGACGCACCGACCGCCACCGGCACCGCGACCGCCCCGGCCGTCGCCCCCTTCGACCAGGCCACGCTCGACGCGCCCTACCCGTCGAACAGCACCTACGACTTCGTGCCGATGCTCGACTCCTTCACGGCGCTCAAGGCGAACCGCCCCGACATCCTGAAGCTGAACGACAAGAAGACCGTGAGGATCAACCAGGCCGCCACGAAGGCGCAGTCGGCCCGGGCGATCATCGACCAGTACGCCGACATGTCGATCACCATGAGCGACGGCCTCGGCAGGAACCTGGGCGCGATCTACCGCACGGCGCGCGAGGCGGGCCAGCTCCCGAAGACCGACGCGCTCCTCGCGAAGAACGGCGGCCTCGTCGGCAAGTACTCGTCCACCAACCCGGTGAAGACGCACTTCGCGAACCCGCGGCCCTACGTCGCGTTCCCGCTGAAGCTGAAGTACCGCGACAAGCCGGGCGGCAACGCGTGGGCGGGTCAGGACGGCTCGTACCCCAGCGGGCACACCTCGCAGGCGTTCTGGCAGGGCACGGCGCTCGCGACGATGCTGCCGGAGCTCGCGCCGCAGATCCTCGCCCGCGCCTCCGACGCCGGCAACAACCGCATCATCATGGGCGCCCACTACCCGCTCGACGTGATGGCCGGCCGCATGATGGGCCAGAAGATCGTCGAGCGCCGCTGGTCCGACCCGGAGTTCCGCACGCTCTTCGAGCAGGCGTCGACCGAGCTGCGCACGGTGCTCGAGGCCAAGTGCGGCGCAGCGCTCGCCGTCTGCATCGCGAAGGACAAGCCGTACCTGACCACGAAGCAGGCGCTGAAGGTCTACGAGCAGCGCATGAGCTACGACTTCCCGCGCGTGGGCGACACGGGCCAGCCGATCACGGTCCCCACCGGCGCCGAGTCGCTCCTCATCACCAGCCACCCCGACCTCACGCCCGAGCAGCGCCGCCAGGTGCTCGCCCTCACCGCGATCGACTCGGGCGAGCCGCTTGACGCGGGCACCCAGGGCAGCTGGCAGCGCATCGACCTCCCGGCGGCCATGGCCGCGAAGGTGGTCGTGACGGCCGACGGCACGGTCTCGCTCGTCAAGCACGGGAAGCGCTGA
- a CDS encoding amidase → MPARRRPRARIRRASRRLAGALATGALAAALALGGVGVGVASPARASVDGSAADDVAAGAPVTAPAVVDLGVADALALLASGATTSVELTRAYLARIEAYDDRRGDRKGLQAVITTNEDALATAAELDAERAAGTIRGPLHGVPIVVKDNLATADMPTTAGSAALREYRTADDATAVARLRAAGAIILAKTNMSEFAWHGTYTLSSARGRTANPYDLSWSASGSSGGTGAAVAAAYAPAGLGTDSCGSVLGPAAHQSLVGFRPTLGLVSTAGVVPLSPRQDVVGPLTTTVADAALLMEVLAGRDPADPLTAVADDQVTDAYVAGLGPDALAGKRIGVVRWSFEEDPEKPGLAETTALIEQAVRDLEAQGAEVVDVPLTREFVEGTLQSGGWMDMRPSIDRFLAETPATWPARVAARTAPEDVLSFADVMADRPSALTDGDIAHFLGQRDVPNPEYDAAIAEQDAGRAAMDAFFVEHGVDALAMPTSATSATPTWAGTTFCDIGANTGIPTISVPAGFTSAGAPVGLELAAPRSRDGDLLAMAHAYEQATRHRVAPAATPELTAVEEPAADDVPAATDEVGQASAAGSPLPAAGAARIAGVGVNTLGQNAAIAAVLALVGGITVAVGVLRRRRPHAG, encoded by the coding sequence ATGCCCGCACGCCGACGTCCCCGCGCGCGGATCCGCCGCGCATCCCGCCGCCTCGCCGGCGCCCTCGCGACCGGAGCGCTCGCGGCCGCGCTCGCGCTGGGCGGGGTCGGGGTCGGCGTCGCGTCGCCGGCCCGGGCGTCCGTCGACGGCTCGGCCGCGGATGACGTCGCGGCGGGCGCGCCCGTGACCGCCCCCGCCGTCGTCGACCTCGGCGTCGCCGACGCGCTCGCGCTGCTCGCCTCCGGCGCCACCACGTCCGTCGAGCTCACCCGCGCCTACCTCGCGCGCATCGAGGCGTACGACGACCGGCGCGGCGACCGGAAGGGCCTCCAGGCCGTCATCACCACGAACGAGGACGCGCTCGCGACCGCCGCGGAGCTCGACGCGGAGCGCGCGGCCGGCACGATCCGCGGCCCGCTGCACGGCGTCCCGATCGTCGTCAAGGACAACCTCGCCACCGCCGACATGCCCACCACCGCGGGCAGCGCGGCGCTCCGCGAGTACCGCACGGCCGACGACGCGACCGCCGTGGCGCGGCTGCGGGCGGCCGGCGCGATCATCCTCGCGAAGACGAACATGTCGGAGTTCGCGTGGCACGGCACCTACACGCTGAGCTCCGCGCGCGGCCGCACGGCGAACCCCTACGACCTGTCGTGGAGCGCGAGCGGATCCAGCGGCGGCACGGGCGCGGCGGTCGCGGCCGCGTACGCGCCGGCGGGCCTCGGCACCGACTCGTGCGGATCCGTCCTCGGGCCCGCCGCGCACCAGAGCCTCGTGGGCTTCCGGCCCACCCTCGGGCTCGTGAGCACGGCCGGCGTCGTGCCGCTCTCGCCCCGGCAGGACGTCGTCGGGCCGCTCACCACCACGGTCGCCGACGCGGCGCTGCTGATGGAGGTGCTCGCGGGGCGCGACCCCGCGGATCCGCTCACCGCCGTCGCCGACGACCAGGTCACCGACGCGTACGTGGCGGGCCTTGGCCCCGACGCGCTCGCGGGGAAGCGGATCGGCGTGGTGCGCTGGTCGTTCGAGGAGGATCCCGAGAAGCCCGGCCTCGCGGAGACGACCGCGCTGATCGAGCAGGCCGTGCGCGACCTCGAGGCGCAGGGCGCCGAGGTGGTGGACGTGCCGTTGACCCGCGAGTTCGTGGAGGGGACGCTGCAGAGCGGCGGCTGGATGGACATGCGGCCGTCCATCGACCGCTTCCTCGCCGAGACGCCCGCCACGTGGCCGGCGCGCGTCGCCGCCCGTACCGCGCCCGAGGACGTGCTCTCGTTCGCCGACGTGATGGCCGACCGTCCAAGTGCGCTCACCGACGGCGACATCGCCCACTTCCTCGGCCAGCGCGACGTGCCGAACCCCGAGTACGACGCGGCGATCGCCGAGCAGGACGCGGGGAGGGCCGCGATGGATGCGTTCTTCGTCGAGCACGGCGTCGACGCGCTCGCGATGCCGACGAGCGCCACCAGCGCCACGCCCACCTGGGCCGGCACCACCTTCTGCGACATCGGCGCGAACACCGGCATCCCCACGATCTCCGTGCCGGCCGGCTTCACGTCGGCGGGCGCGCCCGTGGGGCTCGAGCTCGCCGCCCCGCGCAGCCGCGACGGCGACCTGCTCGCCATGGCCCACGCGTACGAGCAGGCGACGCGGCACCGGGTCGCGCCCGCGGCGACGCCGGAGCTGACGGCGGTCGAGGAGCCGGCCGCGGACGACGTCCCCGCGGCGACCGACGAGGTGGGCCAGGCCAGCGCCGCCGGATCCCCCCTCCCGGCGGCCGGTGCCGCGCGGATCGCGGGCGTCGGCGTGAACACGCTCGGGCAGAACGCGGCCATCGCCGCGGTGCTCGCGCTCGTCGGCGGGATCACGGTCGCGGTCGGCGTCCTCCGTCGCCGCCGCCCGCACGCCGGCTGA
- a CDS encoding amino acid permease, protein MSLFRTKSIESSLADAAGGERSLTRSLGTWDLMLMGVAVAVGAGIFSVGAKAAGNYAGPSVTLAFVLAAVTCGLAIMCYAEFASAVPVAGSAYTFTYATMGELLAWIIGWDLILEMLTAAAVIAKYWGIYLESALELAGLDIPSTITVLGLGISWGAVLITAIFTVLLVLGTKLSSRVSSVFTVLKVAVVLFVIVVGAFYVKAENYTPFIPPQRPAEGASADVWTQSLFSWASGQEPTQYGLYGLLAGASLVFFAFIGFDVVATSAEEVKDPQRTLPRGIFAGLAVVTVLYVLVTLVLTGMVPYTVLADAEDPSLTTAFTAVGAGWAAQVISIGTLLGLTTVLMVLLLGLARVVFAMSRDGLLPRGLSRTSAKRRTPVRVQIIAGVVVAALAGFTDVGVLEEMINIGTLSAFVLVSIGVIVLRKKRPDIRASFRVPFMPWLPILSAVLCVWLMLNLTTLTWVRFLVWLVLGFAIYFLYGRRHSVLGQEEARIAAGGEPAPELPSASTPRD, encoded by the coding sequence ATGAGCCTGTTCCGCACCAAGAGCATCGAGTCGTCGCTCGCCGACGCCGCGGGAGGCGAACGCAGCCTCACCCGGTCGCTCGGCACCTGGGACCTCATGCTGATGGGCGTCGCCGTCGCGGTCGGCGCCGGCATCTTCTCGGTCGGCGCGAAGGCCGCGGGCAACTACGCGGGTCCGTCGGTGACGCTCGCGTTCGTGCTCGCCGCCGTCACGTGCGGCCTCGCGATCATGTGCTACGCCGAGTTCGCCTCCGCCGTGCCCGTGGCGGGCAGCGCGTACACGTTCACCTACGCGACCATGGGCGAGCTGCTCGCGTGGATCATCGGCTGGGACCTCATCCTCGAGATGCTCACGGCCGCCGCGGTCATCGCGAAGTACTGGGGCATCTACCTGGAGTCGGCGCTCGAGCTCGCGGGGCTCGACATCCCCTCCACCATCACGGTCCTCGGCCTCGGGATCAGCTGGGGCGCCGTGCTCATCACCGCGATCTTCACCGTGCTCCTCGTGCTCGGCACCAAGCTCTCCAGCCGCGTGTCGAGCGTCTTCACCGTGCTGAAGGTCGCGGTCGTCCTCTTCGTGATCGTCGTGGGCGCCTTCTACGTGAAGGCCGAGAACTACACGCCCTTCATCCCGCCGCAGCGTCCCGCCGAGGGCGCGTCCGCCGACGTCTGGACCCAGTCCCTCTTCTCCTGGGCGAGCGGCCAGGAGCCCACGCAGTACGGCCTCTACGGACTGCTCGCCGGCGCCTCGCTCGTGTTCTTCGCGTTCATCGGCTTCGACGTCGTCGCCACGAGCGCCGAGGAGGTCAAGGACCCGCAGCGCACCCTGCCGCGCGGCATCTTCGCCGGGCTCGCGGTCGTCACCGTGCTCTACGTGCTCGTGACCCTCGTGCTCACCGGCATGGTGCCCTACACGGTGCTCGCCGACGCGGAGGACCCGTCGCTCACGACCGCGTTCACCGCGGTGGGCGCCGGATGGGCGGCGCAGGTCATCTCCATCGGCACGCTGCTCGGGCTCACCACCGTGCTCATGGTGCTGCTGCTCGGCCTCGCCCGGGTGGTCTTCGCGATGAGCCGCGACGGTCTGCTGCCGCGTGGCCTCAGCCGCACGAGCGCCAAGCGCCGCACGCCGGTGCGGGTGCAGATCATCGCGGGCGTCGTGGTCGCGGCCCTCGCCGGGTTCACGGACGTGGGCGTGCTCGAGGAGATGATCAACATCGGCACGCTCTCCGCCTTCGTGCTGGTGAGCATCGGCGTGATCGTGCTGCGGAAGAAGCGGCCGGACATCCGCGCGTCGTTCCGCGTGCCGTTCATGCCGTGGCTGCCGATCCTCTCGGCCGTGCTGTGCGTGTGGCTGATGCTCAACCTCACGACGCTCACCTGGGTGCGCTTCCTCGTGTGGCTCGTGCTCGGCTTCGCGATCTACTTCCTCTACGGCCGCCGCCACTCGGTGCTCGGCCAGGAGGAGGCGCGGATCGCGGCGGGCGGCGAGCCCGCGCCCGAGCTGCCGTCGGCGTCGACGCCGCGGGACTGA